One window of the Brevundimonas goettingensis genome contains the following:
- a CDS encoding type II toxin-antitoxin system PemK/MazF family toxin encodes MATFKAADIVKVPFPYTDRDVRQRRPALVVSKGSVGGPDLYWVVMITSAEHRSWSGDVLLDDRYREAGLPAPSLIRTSKIATVEANRMEPLGKLPSDLMAGVAAEIATFLR; translated from the coding sequence ATGGCGACCTTTAAGGCCGCCGACATCGTCAAGGTCCCCTTCCCCTACACCGACAGGGACGTTCGGCAGCGTCGTCCGGCTCTGGTGGTCTCGAAGGGGTCGGTCGGCGGACCCGATCTCTATTGGGTGGTCATGATCACGAGCGCCGAGCATCGCTCATGGTCCGGCGATGTGCTTCTGGATGACCGCTATCGAGAGGCAGGCCTGCCCGCGCCGTCGCTGATCCGCACAAGCAAGATCGCGACGGTGGAAGCCAACCGCATGGAGCCGCTGGGCAAGTTGCCTTCTGACTTGATGGCTGGCGTCGCGGCCGAAATCGCCACCTTCCTCAGATGA